One window of Streptomyces sp. SUK 48 genomic DNA carries:
- a CDS encoding copper homeostasis protein CutC, with protein MSKRAVLEVIALDIEDAVAAQAGGADRLELVTEMAADGLTPSAATVAGIRAAVDIDLRVMLRLADGFAAGDMARLLRVVEEMRAAGADQFVLGFLDADGGVDLAAVERVAAALEGCRWTFHRAIDRAADRDALRKQLADLPGLDTYLTAGAATGVEEGLPTLLAEYGRRGEPGYGQTLLVGGGLRLDHVPPLLAAGLDAFHIGGAARPQGWHGPVSEGAVKEWRRVLDGAAG; from the coding sequence ATGAGCAAGCGTGCAGTCCTGGAGGTGATCGCCCTCGACATCGAGGACGCGGTCGCCGCCCAGGCCGGAGGCGCGGATCGCCTGGAGCTGGTCACCGAGATGGCCGCCGACGGGCTCACCCCGTCCGCCGCCACCGTCGCCGGCATCCGTGCCGCCGTCGACATCGACCTGCGCGTGATGCTCCGCCTGGCGGACGGGTTCGCGGCCGGTGACATGGCGCGGCTGCTGCGGGTGGTGGAGGAGATGCGGGCGGCCGGCGCCGACCAGTTCGTGCTGGGGTTCCTCGACGCGGACGGGGGCGTGGACCTGGCCGCCGTGGAGCGGGTGGCCGCCGCGCTGGAGGGCTGCCGGTGGACCTTCCACCGGGCGATCGACCGTGCCGCCGACCGCGACGCCCTGCGCAAGCAGCTCGCCGACCTGCCCGGCCTCGACACCTACCTCACCGCGGGCGCCGCGACCGGCGTCGAGGAGGGGCTGCCGACCCTGCTGGCCGAGTACGGCCGCCGCGGTGAGCCGGGCTACGGCCAGACCCTCCTGGTCGGCGGCGGCCTGCGCCTCGACCATGTCCCGCCGCTGCTCGCCGCGGGCCTCGACGCCTTCCACATCGGCGGCGCGGCCCGCCCCCAGGGCTGGCACGGACCGGTCTCGGAAGGCGCGGTGAAGGAGTGGCGCCGGGTACTGGACGGCGCGGCCGGCTAG
- a CDS encoding FAD-dependent monooxygenase has product MPRVLVVGAGIAGDTVALMLGRAGWEVTVAEIAPQLRGGGQSVDLRGDCRAVLARLGLLDEVLARLVDQRGAAWVDGDGRRLAEMPVEAFGGNGYVSKEELLRSDLARVLHDAAGAQVTHLFGETVEALEDAPNGVSARFRNAPPAEFDLVIGADGAHSRVRRLRFGPEEVFRRQLGLAHAWFTMDETPGTPPVDGWFITHNAPGSRSVEARPGHPGQQEIGFTFAATTLPPRRDREAQFALLDQVFADVGWRTRELLAAARQAPDFALDTFDQIQLPKWSDGRVVLLGDSAWCASPLSGLGTALALRGAAALADAIEAADAQRLPHRLSDALTAYETAMRPRVQDAQRLFPGRVRQAAPRTELGIHTVAWLIRQIQKPPLAKTFTRLAAERGQGQPA; this is encoded by the coding sequence ATGCCTCGGGTACTTGTGGTGGGCGCGGGGATCGCGGGCGACACCGTCGCGCTCATGCTGGGCCGGGCCGGCTGGGAGGTCACCGTCGCGGAGATCGCCCCGCAGCTGCGCGGCGGCGGCCAGTCCGTCGATCTGCGCGGCGACTGCCGTGCGGTGCTCGCCCGCCTCGGGCTGCTCGACGAGGTCCTCGCCCGGCTGGTGGACCAGCGCGGCGCGGCCTGGGTGGACGGCGACGGGCGGCGGCTCGCGGAGATGCCCGTCGAGGCGTTCGGCGGCAACGGCTACGTCTCCAAGGAGGAGTTGCTCCGCTCGGACCTCGCCCGTGTCCTGCACGACGCGGCCGGCGCGCAGGTCACGCATCTCTTCGGGGAGACCGTGGAGGCGCTGGAGGACGCCCCGAACGGAGTGTCCGCACGGTTCCGCAACGCGCCGCCCGCCGAGTTCGACCTGGTCATCGGCGCGGACGGGGCGCACTCACGGGTGCGGCGGCTGCGCTTCGGGCCCGAAGAGGTGTTCCGCCGCCAACTGGGCCTCGCGCACGCCTGGTTCACCATGGACGAGACGCCGGGGACGCCTCCGGTCGACGGCTGGTTCATCACCCACAACGCGCCGGGCAGCCGCTCCGTCGAGGCGCGTCCGGGGCATCCGGGCCAGCAGGAGATCGGGTTCACCTTCGCGGCGACGACGCTGCCGCCGCGGCGCGACCGGGAGGCCCAGTTCGCCCTGCTGGACCAGGTGTTCGCGGATGTGGGCTGGCGCACCCGGGAGCTGCTCGCCGCCGCGCGGCAGGCGCCCGACTTCGCCCTCGACACCTTCGACCAGATCCAGCTGCCGAAGTGGTCCGACGGCCGGGTGGTGCTGCTCGGGGACAGCGCCTGGTGCGCGAGCCCCCTCAGCGGTCTCGGCACCGCTCTGGCGCTGCGCGGCGCGGCGGCGCTGGCGGACGCCATCGAGGCGGCCGACGCCCAGCGGCTGCCGCACCGCCTCTCGGACGCGCTCACCGCGTACGAGACCGCGATGCGCCCGCGCGTCCAGGACGCGCAGCGGCTGTTCCCGGGCCGGGTACGGCAGGCGGCGCCCCGCACGGAGCTCGGCATCCACACCGTCGCCTGGCTGATCCGCCAGATCCAGAAGCCCCCACTGGCGAAGACCTTCACCCGCCTGGCAGCCGAACGCGGCCAGGGCCAACCGGCCTGA
- a CDS encoding TetR/AcrR family transcriptional regulator, whose translation MTQAAGTIRPGGRSAKTRDAVHAAVRALLDASPDGTVTVAEVAERSGVHPATIYRRWRTPEGLVLDTLFEELSRRSPLPVTGDLRADALVYTRRLLADLREDKNLVLARSVAAAARSGLLDADSMNRFVEPRSRQIEAMLTAAGTSELDVQDVLELILAPAYTHALLDYPLRADADAERLVDNLLAVLDRRRARAGAPGDGTGAPEATPERPEGDA comes from the coding sequence ATGACACAGGCAGCAGGGACGATCCGTCCGGGCGGCAGATCCGCGAAGACGCGGGACGCGGTGCACGCGGCGGTCCGGGCGCTGCTCGACGCCTCCCCGGACGGCACGGTCACGGTGGCGGAGGTGGCCGAGCGCTCCGGGGTGCACCCCGCGACCATCTACCGGCGCTGGCGCACCCCCGAGGGGCTCGTCCTCGACACCCTCTTCGAGGAGCTGAGCCGGCGCTCGCCGCTCCCCGTCACCGGGGACCTGCGGGCCGACGCGCTGGTCTACACCCGGCGGCTGCTCGCGGACCTGCGCGAGGACAAGAACCTGGTGCTGGCCAGGTCCGTCGCCGCCGCGGCCCGCTCCGGGCTGCTCGACGCCGACAGCATGAACCGGTTCGTCGAACCCCGCTCGCGCCAGATCGAGGCGATGCTCACCGCCGCAGGCACGAGCGAACTGGACGTCCAGGACGTCCTGGAACTGATCCTCGCCCCCGCCTACACCCACGCCCTGCTGGACTACCCGCTGCGCGCCGACGCCGACGCGGAACGGCTGGTCGACAACCTCCTCGCCGTCCTCGACCGACGCAGGGCGCGCGCCGGAGCGCCGGGGGACGGCACCGGCGCGCCGGAGGCGACGCCCGAGCGACCGGAGGGCGACGCCTGA
- a CDS encoding flotillin family protein has translation MFGYRVPAPDEAMLISGGRRGLGGAPFRVVTGHGKFVVPFFRKTRFLSLAMCESEVTETCVTKQGIALHVRAVIAFKVGNDAESIINAGQRFLSDQDQMSVLTGRIFAGHLRAIIGSMTVEEIVTERQKLAAEVLDTSKMEMAKIGLIVDSLQIQSIDDGNTGYIDAMSAPHKAAIQRQAQIAQAQATQAAVEAEQEAARRQAEFARQTAVVKAEYSAEVDRAQAQAAQAGPLAQAHAQQEVLHAQTELAERQALLRQKQLVSEVVKPAEAEAERVRILAAAEAQRMKIQAEAAASYDRVALDRMLIDQLPQIVKEAAGGLAGANVNVLNGADGLGEIAAGLVSQGLTILDSVRQNLGGQDSEGDRSEQQSRDNGLLQLSARREKKSDDGPVDVD, from the coding sequence ATGTTCGGATACCGCGTACCCGCGCCGGACGAGGCGATGTTGATCTCGGGCGGCCGACGGGGACTGGGGGGCGCGCCGTTCCGAGTGGTGACGGGCCACGGCAAGTTCGTGGTGCCGTTCTTCCGCAAGACCCGCTTCCTCTCGCTCGCCATGTGCGAGTCGGAGGTCACCGAGACCTGTGTGACCAAGCAGGGCATCGCCCTGCATGTGCGGGCCGTCATCGCCTTCAAGGTCGGCAATGACGCCGAGAGCATCATCAACGCCGGTCAGCGCTTCCTGTCCGACCAGGACCAGATGTCGGTGCTGACCGGGCGGATCTTCGCCGGTCACCTGCGGGCCATCATCGGCTCGATGACGGTCGAGGAGATCGTCACCGAGCGGCAGAAGCTGGCCGCCGAGGTGCTGGACACCTCCAAGATGGAGATGGCCAAGATCGGTCTGATCGTGGACTCGCTCCAGATCCAGTCGATCGACGACGGGAACACCGGTTACATCGACGCGATGTCCGCCCCGCACAAGGCGGCCATCCAGCGCCAGGCGCAGATCGCCCAGGCACAGGCCACGCAGGCCGCGGTGGAGGCGGAGCAGGAGGCGGCCCGCCGGCAGGCGGAGTTCGCCCGGCAGACCGCCGTCGTCAAGGCCGAGTACTCGGCCGAGGTGGACCGGGCGCAGGCCCAGGCAGCGCAGGCCGGTCCGCTGGCACAGGCGCACGCGCAGCAGGAAGTGCTGCACGCGCAGACGGAGTTGGCCGAGCGTCAGGCCCTGCTGCGGCAGAAGCAGCTGGTGTCCGAGGTCGTCAAGCCCGCGGAGGCGGAGGCCGAGCGGGTCCGGATTCTCGCGGCGGCCGAGGCCCAGCGGATGAAGATCCAGGCGGAGGCGGCGGCGTCGTACGACCGTGTCGCGCTGGACCGGATGCTGATCGACCAGCTGCCGCAGATCGTGAAGGAGGCGGCCGGCGGTCTGGCGGGCGCCAACGTCAACGTCCTGAACGGCGCGGACGGCCTCGGCGAGATCGCGGCCGGCCTGGTCTCCCAGGGTCTGACCATCCTGGACTCGGTCCGCCAGAACCTCGGCGGCCAGGACTCCGAGGGCGACCGCTCCGAGCAGCAGTCCCGGGACAACGGGCTGCTCCAGCTCAGCGCCCGCCGCGAGAAGAAGTCGGACGACGGCCCGGTGGACGTCGACTAG
- a CDS encoding UvrD-helicase domain-containing protein — MREDAEALDIRDVTANWVNAAVLSRQIDDRIKALADLSDTPLFFGRLDYLHAPGEDRAEGASGEQFYIGRRHVHDADGDPMVIDWRAPVSQPFYRASKKDPMDIGLRRRFGYTGGDLTAYEDERLSDPDEAATTSKLLQREIERPRVGPMRDIVATIQPEQDEIVRSGLGGTVCVQGGPGTGKTAVGLHRVAYLLYAHRERLARTGTLVIGPNKSFLHYIEQVLPALGELSVQQATVDDLVARVEVRGTDEAPAAVIKGDARMAEVLRRALYAYVSLPTEPVVVVRGSRRWRVPAYELEELVRQLLDREIRYGAAREALPQRIAHAVLVQMERAGEAPDDRVQDAVARNSAVKAAVKAVWPVVDPAKLVLRLLTEPEFLDEHAAGLLDEDERRTILWAKPVRSVKSAKWSAADAVLIDEAADLIQRTHSLGHVVLDEAQDLSPMQYRAVGRRCTTGSATVLGDLAQGTTPWATRSWDEALSHLGKQEGVIEELTAGFRVPTDVITYASRLLPHIAPGLTPVASVRENPGFFEVRAIEDADEVVAACEELLAHEGSTGLIAADARIPALAGALTAAGIGFLAPGEETTRETRLTLVPASLAKGLEYDYVVLDEPQAVVDGEPDERTGLRRLYVALTRAVSGLLVTHTAPLPGQLAESVHVL; from the coding sequence ATGCGGGAGGACGCGGAGGCGCTGGACATCCGGGACGTCACCGCGAACTGGGTCAACGCGGCGGTGCTCAGCCGCCAGATCGACGACCGCATCAAGGCGCTGGCCGACCTCAGTGACACCCCGCTGTTCTTCGGCCGGCTCGACTACCTGCACGCCCCGGGCGAGGACCGGGCGGAGGGCGCGTCGGGCGAGCAGTTCTACATCGGGCGCCGGCATGTGCACGACGCCGACGGCGACCCCATGGTCATCGACTGGCGCGCGCCGGTCTCCCAGCCGTTCTACCGGGCGTCCAAGAAGGACCCGATGGACATCGGGCTGCGCCGCCGCTTCGGCTACACCGGCGGGGACCTGACCGCGTACGAGGACGAGCGGCTGTCCGACCCGGACGAGGCGGCCACCACCAGCAAGCTGCTCCAGCGGGAGATCGAGCGGCCGCGCGTCGGCCCGATGCGGGACATCGTCGCCACCATCCAGCCGGAGCAGGACGAGATCGTCCGCAGCGGGCTCGGCGGCACCGTCTGCGTCCAGGGCGGCCCCGGCACCGGGAAGACCGCCGTCGGCCTGCACCGGGTGGCGTATCTGCTGTACGCGCACCGCGAGCGCCTCGCCCGCACCGGCACCCTCGTCATCGGCCCGAACAAGTCCTTCCTGCACTACATCGAGCAGGTGCTGCCCGCGCTGGGCGAGCTGTCCGTGCAGCAGGCCACCGTGGACGACCTGGTGGCGCGGGTGGAGGTGCGCGGCACGGACGAGGCGCCCGCCGCCGTGATCAAGGGCGACGCCCGGATGGCCGAGGTGCTGCGCCGGGCCCTGTACGCGTACGTGTCCCTGCCGACGGAACCGGTGGTGGTCGTGCGCGGCTCCCGGCGCTGGCGGGTACCGGCGTACGAACTGGAGGAGCTGGTACGACAGTTGCTCGACCGGGAGATCCGGTACGGCGCCGCCCGCGAGGCCCTGCCGCAGCGGATCGCGCACGCGGTGCTGGTGCAGATGGAGCGGGCCGGGGAGGCGCCGGACGACCGGGTGCAGGACGCGGTCGCGCGCAACAGCGCGGTGAAGGCGGCCGTGAAGGCCGTCTGGCCCGTCGTCGACCCGGCGAAACTGGTGCTGCGGCTGCTCACCGAGCCGGAGTTCCTCGACGAGCACGCGGCCGGGCTCCTCGACGAGGACGAGCGCAGGACGATCCTGTGGGCGAAGCCGGTCCGCAGCGTGAAGTCGGCCAAGTGGTCCGCCGCGGACGCGGTGTTGATCGACGAGGCCGCCGACCTGATCCAGCGCACCCACTCGCTCGGCCATGTGGTCCTGGACGAGGCGCAGGACCTCTCCCCCATGCAGTACCGGGCGGTGGGCCGCCGCTGCACCACGGGCAGCGCGACCGTCCTCGGCGACCTGGCACAGGGCACGACGCCCTGGGCGACGCGGAGTTGGGACGAGGCGCTGAGCCACCTGGGCAAACAGGAGGGCGTGATCGAGGAGTTGACGGCCGGTTTCCGGGTGCCGACCGATGTCATCACGTACGCCTCCCGGCTGCTCCCGCACATCGCGCCGGGCCTGACCCCGGTCGCCTCCGTCCGGGAGAACCCGGGCTTCTTCGAGGTCCGCGCGATCGAGGACGCGGACGAAGTCGTGGCCGCCTGCGAGGAGTTGCTGGCCCACGAGGGCTCGACCGGCCTGATCGCCGCCGACGCCCGCATCCCCGCGCTGGCCGGGGCGCTGACCGCGGCCGGGATCGGATTCCTCGCGCCGGGCGAGGAGACGACCCGCGAGACCCGGCTGACCCTGGTACCGGCCTCGCTCGCCAAGGGCCTGGAGTACGACTACGTGGTCCTGGACGAGCCGCAGGCGGTCGTCGACGGCGAACCGGACGAGCGGACCGGCCTGCGACGGCTGTACGTGGCCCTCACCCGTGCCGTCTCCGGCCTCCTGGTGACCCACACGGCACCCCTGCCCGGGCAGCTGGCGGAGTCCGTGCACGTGCTGTGA
- a CDS encoding DNA repair helicase XPB — MNGPLIVQSDKTLLLEVDHERADDCRRAIAPFAELERAPEHIHTYRVTPLGLWNARAAGHDAEQVVDALVEYSRYPVPHALLVDIAETMDRYGRLTLSKHPAHGLVLTTTDRPVLEEVLKSKRISPLVGARIDPDTVVVHPSERGQIKQTLLKLGWPAEDLAGYVDGEAHPIDLREDGWTLRPYQRQAVENFWHGGSGVVVLPCGAGKTLVGAASMAEAKSTTLILVTNTVSARQWKHELVKRTSLTEDEIGEYSGTRKEIRPVTIATYQVLTTKRKGVYPHLELFDSRDWGLIVYDEVHLLPAPVFKFTADLQARRRLGLTATLVREDGRESDVFSLIGPKRFDAPWKEIEAQGYIAPADCVEVRVNLTESERLAYATAETEEKYRFCATTDTKRKVTEAIVRRFTGQQILVIGQYIDQLDELGEHLNAPVIKGETSNAQREKLFDAFREGEINVLVVSKVANFSIDLPEATVAIQVSGTFGSRQEEAQRLGRVLRPKADGHQAHFYSVVARDTIDQDFAAHRQRFLAEQGYAYRIMDADEILAEAEGRGRSETEG; from the coding sequence GTGAACGGTCCACTGATCGTGCAGTCCGACAAGACCCTGCTCCTGGAGGTCGACCACGAGCGGGCCGACGACTGCCGGCGGGCCATCGCGCCGTTCGCCGAGCTGGAGCGGGCGCCCGAGCACATCCACACCTACCGGGTGACGCCCCTCGGCCTGTGGAACGCGCGGGCCGCGGGGCACGACGCGGAGCAGGTCGTGGACGCGCTGGTGGAGTACAGCCGGTACCCGGTGCCGCACGCGCTGCTCGTGGACATCGCCGAGACGATGGACCGCTACGGCCGCCTCACCCTCTCCAAGCACCCCGCGCACGGACTGGTCCTGACGACCACCGACCGGCCGGTGCTCGAGGAGGTCCTGAAGTCCAAGCGGATCAGCCCGCTGGTCGGCGCGCGGATCGACCCGGACACCGTGGTGGTGCACCCCTCCGAGCGCGGGCAGATCAAGCAGACGCTGCTCAAGCTGGGCTGGCCGGCCGAGGACCTCGCGGGCTACGTGGACGGCGAGGCGCACCCCATCGACCTGCGCGAGGACGGCTGGACCCTGCGGCCGTACCAGCGGCAGGCCGTGGAGAACTTCTGGCACGGCGGCAGCGGTGTCGTCGTACTGCCCTGTGGCGCGGGCAAGACGCTGGTGGGCGCCGCGTCCATGGCGGAGGCGAAGTCGACCACGCTGATTCTCGTGACCAACACCGTCTCCGCCCGGCAGTGGAAGCACGAGCTGGTGAAGCGGACCTCGCTGACCGAGGACGAGATCGGCGAGTACAGCGGGACGCGCAAGGAGATCCGCCCGGTCACCATCGCCACCTACCAGGTGCTGACGACCAAGCGGAAGGGCGTCTATCCGCACCTGGAGCTGTTCGACTCCCGGGACTGGGGACTGATCGTCTACGACGAGGTGCATCTGCTGCCGGCTCCCGTCTTCAAGTTCACCGCCGATCTCCAGGCTCGGCGGCGGCTGGGGCTGACCGCCACGCTGGTGCGCGAGGACGGCCGTGAGTCGGATGTGTTCTCCCTGATCGGGCCCAAGCGGTTCGACGCGCCCTGGAAGGAGATCGAGGCGCAGGGCTATATCGCGCCCGCCGACTGCGTCGAGGTCCGGGTGAACCTGACGGAGTCCGAGCGGCTGGCGTACGCGACGGCCGAGACGGAGGAGAAGTACCGCTTCTGTGCCACCACGGACACCAAGCGGAAGGTGACGGAGGCGATCGTCCGCCGGTTCACGGGCCAGCAGATCCTGGTGATCGGCCAGTACATCGACCAACTCGACGAGCTGGGCGAGCACTTGAACGCGCCGGTCATCAAGGGCGAGACCTCCAACGCCCAGCGTGAGAAGCTCTTCGACGCCTTCCGTGAGGGCGAGATCAACGTGCTGGTGGTGTCCAAGGTCGCGAACTTCTCCATCGACCTGCCCGAGGCCACGGTCGCCATCCAGGTGTCCGGCACCTTCGGCTCCCGCCAGGAGGAGGCCCAGCGGCTCGGCCGGGTGCTGCGGCCCAAGGCCGACGGCCACCAGGCCCACTTCTACTCGGTCGTGGCCCGCGACACCATCGACCAGGACTTCGCCGCCCACCGCCAGCGCTTCCTGGCCGAACAGGGCTATGCCTACCGGATCATGGACGCGGACGAGATCCTCGCGGAGGCGGAGGGCCGGGGCCGGTCCGAGACGGAGGGCTGA
- a CDS encoding helicase C-terminal domain-containing protein — protein sequence MSQEANPAPRSLAEALRARDDASLAALLRSRPDLITPVPTDLTQLATRAGTRASVLRALERLDRFALQTAEALAVAPDPASKAALLGLMAGDAGDETVAAALPRALATLREQALVWGDDERLRLVRTARELLAPSPQHPSPTGLGPTVHEATSGMSPGRIQEIVITAGLASTHDSVSAVTALAALFTHRKKMAKLLSGAPEGSLEVLSRLVWGPPYGQVTAEPAAHLRWLLDRGLLLPTAPGTVVLPREVALHLRAGRAHREPEPLPPAVEPAATHRPQGVDATAAGQAHTALATVEELLKDWDEGGPAVLRAGGLSVRDLKRTAVALDAPEPVAAFWVELAYAAGLLASDGEADERYAATPFYDEWMERPPAERWALLAGAWLTATRAPGLVGGRDAKDRTLSTLGPGLDRSAAPEVRHRVLTLLSGLPAGAAPAPESVLTRLYWERPLRGTAGTPRPGKDTPAEDLRTRLARWTLMEAELLGVTGRGALSTHGRALLGAPGAGTSGAGPNGVAGATGGVGAGGTGGPAGDLGASGLSGAGEPGGPGDKLPVHHHRAATPTAPSTAVPLAPLVPLVPLSPAAQAVAVATAARLLAPLLPEPLDHVLLQADLTAVAPGPLERPLAEMLGVLADVESKGGATVYRFTPGSVRRALDAGRTAADLHDFLARHSRTPIPQPLAYLIDDVARKHGHLRIGAASAYVRCDDDALLSEILADKRATALRLRRLAPTVLAAQSDPAALLEGLRAMGFAPAAESAEGDVLITRAHAHRTPPRTAPEPVPDGPPPPDATLLSAAIRAIRAGDLAATAPRKPSGTDPAAGELPRTSAAETLATVQAAVLTGDSLWIGYVNAEGAASQRVIAPIRVEGGFVTAYDHTADEVRTYPLHRVTGVAELAEE from the coding sequence ATGAGCCAAGAGGCCAACCCAGCTCCTCGGTCCCTCGCGGAGGCGCTCCGCGCCAGGGACGACGCCTCCCTGGCCGCGCTGCTGCGCAGCCGCCCGGACCTCATCACGCCCGTCCCCACCGACCTGACCCAGCTGGCCACCCGGGCCGGCACCCGGGCCTCGGTGCTGCGGGCCCTGGAACGGCTGGACCGCTTCGCGCTCCAGACCGCCGAGGCGCTGGCCGTGGCCCCGGACCCGGCCTCCAAGGCCGCGCTGCTCGGGCTGATGGCCGGGGACGCCGGGGACGAGACGGTGGCCGCCGCGCTCCCCCGCGCCCTCGCCACCCTGCGCGAACAGGCGCTGGTGTGGGGCGACGACGAGCGGCTGCGCCTGGTGCGCACCGCCCGCGAACTGCTCGCGCCGTCCCCGCAACACCCCTCGCCGACCGGGCTCGGACCCACCGTGCACGAGGCCACCTCGGGCATGTCCCCGGGGCGGATCCAGGAGATCGTGATCACGGCGGGGCTGGCCTCGACCCATGACTCGGTGTCGGCGGTGACCGCGCTGGCCGCGCTGTTCACCCACCGGAAGAAGATGGCCAAGCTGCTCTCCGGGGCGCCGGAGGGCTCCCTGGAGGTGCTGTCCCGGCTGGTGTGGGGGCCGCCGTACGGACAGGTCACCGCGGAACCGGCCGCCCATCTGCGCTGGCTGCTGGACCGGGGCCTGCTGCTGCCGACGGCTCCGGGCACCGTCGTACTGCCCCGCGAGGTCGCCCTGCACCTGCGCGCGGGCCGTGCCCACCGGGAGCCCGAGCCGCTGCCGCCCGCGGTGGAGCCGGCCGCGACCCACCGTCCACAGGGTGTGGACGCGACGGCGGCCGGCCAGGCGCACACCGCGCTCGCCACCGTCGAGGAGCTGCTGAAGGACTGGGACGAGGGCGGGCCCGCGGTGCTGCGGGCCGGCGGGCTCAGCGTGCGCGACCTCAAGCGGACCGCCGTCGCCCTGGACGCGCCGGAGCCGGTCGCCGCGTTCTGGGTCGAACTGGCCTATGCGGCGGGCCTGTTGGCCTCCGACGGTGAGGCCGACGAGCGGTACGCCGCCACCCCCTTCTACGACGAGTGGATGGAGCGCCCCCCGGCCGAGCGCTGGGCGCTGCTCGCCGGGGCCTGGCTGACGGCGACCCGGGCGCCGGGCCTGGTCGGCGGGCGGGACGCGAAGGACCGCACCCTCTCCACGCTCGGCCCGGGCCTGGACCGCTCGGCCGCGCCCGAGGTACGGCACCGGGTCCTGACCCTGCTGTCCGGCCTCCCGGCGGGCGCCGCGCCCGCCCCGGAGTCGGTCCTGACCCGCCTGTACTGGGAACGCCCCCTGCGGGGCACCGCGGGCACCCCCCGCCCCGGCAAGGACACCCCCGCCGAGGACCTCCGCACCCGCCTCGCCCGCTGGACCCTCATGGAGGCGGAACTCCTGGGCGTGACGGGGCGCGGCGCGCTGTCCACGCACGGCAGGGCGCTGCTGGGGGCACCGGGGGCGGGGACCTCGGGCGCCGGCCCGAACGGGGTGGCAGGCGCGACCGGAGGTGTCGGCGCGGGCGGTACCGGCGGCCCGGCCGGCGATCTGGGTGCGAGCGGCCTGTCCGGTGCGGGCGAGCCCGGCGGTCCCGGGGACAAGCTCCCCGTCCACCACCACCGCGCCGCCACCCCCACAGCCCCGAGCACCGCCGTGCCCCTCGCCCCCCTCGTGCCCCTCGTCCCCCTCTCCCCCGCCGCGCAGGCCGTCGCCGTCGCCACCGCTGCCCGGCTCCTCGCCCCGCTCCTGCCCGAGCCCCTCGACCACGTCCTCCTCCAGGCCGATCTGACGGCGGTCGCGCCGGGGCCGTTGGAGCGGCCGCTCGCGGAGATGCTCGGGGTGCTCGCGGACGTGGAGTCGAAGGGCGGCGCGACGGTGTACCGGTTCACGCCGGGGTCGGTGCGCCGGGCCCTGGACGCCGGGCGGACCGCCGCCGATCTGCACGACTTCCTCGCCCGGCACTCGCGCACCCCGATCCCGCAGCCGCTCGCCTACCTGATCGACGACGTGGCCCGTAAGCACGGCCATCTGCGGATCGGCGCCGCCTCGGCGTACGTCCGCTGCGACGACGACGCCCTGCTGAGCGAGATCCTCGCCGACAAGCGCGCCACCGCCCTGCGCCTGCGCCGCCTCGCCCCGACCGTGCTGGCCGCCCAGAGCGACCCGGCCGCCCTGCTGGAGGGCCTGCGCGCGATGGGCTTCGCGCCCGCCGCCGAGTCCGCCGAGGGCGATGTGCTGATCACCCGCGCGCACGCCCACCGCACCCCGCCCCGGACCGCGCCCGAGCCGGTGCCCGACGGCCCGCCGCCGCCCGACGCCACGCTGCTGTCCGCCGCGATCCGCGCGATCCGGGCCGGTGACCTGGCCGCCACGGCCCCCCGCAAGCCCTCCGGCACCGACCCGGCGGCCGGTGAGCTGCCCCGCACCTCCGCCGCCGAGACCCTGGCGACCGTGCAGGCCGCCGTGCTCACCGGCGACTCCCTGTGGATCGGCTACGTCAACGCCGAGGGCGCCGCCAGCCAGCGCGTCATCGCCCCGATCCGCGTGGAGGGCGGCTTCGTGACGGCCTACGACCACACCGCGGACGAGGTCCGCACCTACCCGCTGCACCGCGTCACCGGGGTCGCCGAACTCGCCGAGGAGTGA